AATTAACCATAAGCTGCTGCATTTCATGGCGTTTATATTCTTCTTCGGTAATCAATGGAAAATATTCATGGGTTTTTCCATAAGCCGTATAACCAACAACTTCCTTCTTTTCCAAAATCCTGATAATAGTTGAAACTGTATTATAAGCAGGTTTTGGTTCGGGCATTTCTGCAAGTATATCTTTTACAAAGGCCTTTTTTAGTTGCCAGAGTATTCGCATGATTTCTTCTTCCGCCCGTGTTAATGTTCTTACTTCCATGTTTTCAATTTTTATGATATTGTTATTTAATAGTGGGTATTCAAATGTAAGACTATCTAATTAGTTTTACAACTATTTTATTAGTTATTATTTAAAATAAAAAAAACGACCAGAATGTTCAAGTCGTTCAGTTTTTTGTAAAATTTTCGTTTCAAGCAAATTCAGAGCCTTTTTCTTTCAAATATTCTCCAACATTACAAGTAATTCCATCCAGAATTTCTACATCATAATTCCAGTTATAAATCTGCCAATCCGTATCAGCCGTTGCAATCATTACTTTTTTAGATTCTGTCAAAAACCATATTACTTTTTCTGCTCCGAATTCTAACAGTTTTTTTGTCTTTATTGAAATGTAG
The sequence above is drawn from the Dyadobacter subterraneus genome and encodes:
- a CDS encoding BlaI/MecI/CopY family transcriptional regulator; this encodes MEVRTLTRAEEEIMRILWQLKKAFVKDILAEMPEPKPAYNTVSTIIRILEKKEVVGYTAYGKTHEYFPLITEEEYKRHEMQQLMVNYFDNSLPNLVSFFVKDNDLKTNDLDEIMKLINDHKSES